A window of the Streptomyces sp. NBC_00250 genome harbors these coding sequences:
- a CDS encoding LLM class flavin-dependent oxidoreductase: MKFQVLSIVHHSPHPLTGELLSAADRLEQVVTLGETAERFGFDAYAVGERHAGAFLSSAPTVLLAALAARTTRIRLLTGVTVVAILDPVRVAEDYATLDQLSRGRLELVVGKGAEAGHFDLFGLDEERQWDLQQEKYELLRRLWTEEDVDWEGEFRPPLKGVTTVPRPYAGAPRIWHGSATSLHSPELAAKHGDPLFTANAIQPRAAYAKLIAHYREKFEEYGHDPAHARVAAGSGGLLIADTAEEAVSRYKDLYEAKVRQSFKPHLEGKAGYNTPFRTIEDAVADGPQLIGSPQQIIDKILGYHAHYGHDLQSVTVDTFAQSTAEQIETLQRFAEEIAPVVRREAPSTLWEE; this comes from the coding sequence ATGAAGTTTCAGGTGCTCTCGATCGTCCACCACTCCCCGCACCCGCTGACCGGCGAACTCCTTTCCGCCGCCGACCGGTTGGAGCAGGTCGTCACGCTCGGCGAGACCGCCGAACGGTTCGGCTTCGACGCGTACGCGGTCGGCGAGCGGCACGCGGGCGCGTTCCTCTCCTCCGCCCCGACCGTGCTGCTCGCCGCGCTCGCCGCCCGCACCACCCGGATCAGGCTGCTCACCGGCGTCACCGTGGTCGCGATCCTCGACCCGGTCCGGGTCGCCGAGGACTACGCCACCCTCGACCAGCTCTCCCGAGGCAGGCTCGAACTCGTCGTCGGCAAGGGTGCGGAGGCCGGCCACTTCGACCTCTTCGGCCTGGACGAGGAGCGTCAGTGGGACCTGCAGCAGGAGAAGTACGAGCTGCTCCGCAGGCTCTGGACGGAGGAGGACGTCGACTGGGAGGGCGAGTTCCGGCCCCCGCTGAAGGGCGTCACCACGGTGCCTCGCCCGTACGCGGGTGCGCCCCGGATCTGGCACGGCTCGGCCACGAGTCTCCACTCCCCCGAACTCGCGGCGAAGCACGGCGATCCGCTCTTCACCGCCAACGCGATCCAGCCCCGTGCGGCGTACGCGAAGCTCATCGCCCACTACCGGGAGAAGTTCGAGGAGTACGGGCACGACCCGGCCCACGCGCGCGTGGCGGCCGGTTCCGGGGGCCTGCTCATCGCCGACACCGCCGAGGAGGCGGTCTCCCGCTACAAGGACCTGTACGAGGCGAAGGTACGGCAGAGCTTCAAGCCGCATCTGGAAGGAAAGGCCGGCTACAACACCCCGTTCCGCACGATCGAGGACGCCGTCGCGGACGGTCCCCAGCTGATCGGTTCGCCGCAGCAGATCATCGACAAGATCCTCGGCTACCACGCCCATTACGGGCACGACCTGCAGTCCGTCACGGTCGACACCTTCGCCCAGTCGACGGCCGAGCAGATCGAGACGCTCCAGCGCTTCGCCGAGGAGATCGCGCCGGTGGTCCGGAGGGAGGCGCCGAGCACCCTCTGGGAGGAGTGA
- a CDS encoding glycerol-3-phosphate dehydrogenase/oxidase, producing MTTLQSVPALGTHPASGSLPSRAETRDQLSKATYDLLVIGGGILGISTAWHAAQSGLRVALVDAGDFAGATSSASSKLLHGGLRYLQTGAVKLVAENHFERRAVSRQVAPHLANPLTFYLPVYKGGPHGAAKLGAGVFAYSALSAFGDGVGHLLSPAKAAQDVPELRTDNLKAVAVYGDDQMNDARMALMTVRAAVDAGATVLNHAEVTGLRFTKGRVTGAELKDRTSGDEFGVTARLVLNATGPWVDHLRKMEDPNAAPSIRLSKGAHLVLKRTSPWKAALATPIDKYRITFALPWEDMLLLGTTDEEYEGDPGQVEVTEKDTAQILDEAAFSIRDQQLSRDLITYAFAGLRVLPGGPGDTSKAKRETVVTEGRGGMLSVAGGKWTTFRHIGRTVMKKLEQLPGHPLGEDYESVSTLPKRLPLPGIANPNAVAHRLLVDGPAPGPRMAADTAKHLATHYGSLSFDIARMANENPDLARRIHPDAPEIWAQVAYARDHEWAETADDVLRRRTTLTIRGLATDEVRAGVEAMLQK from the coding sequence ATGACCACCCTGCAGAGCGTCCCTGCCCTTGGGACGCACCCGGCGTCCGGCTCCCTCCCGAGCCGCGCCGAGACCCGGGACCAGCTTTCCAAGGCGACGTACGACCTCCTGGTGATCGGCGGCGGCATCCTGGGCATCTCCACCGCCTGGCACGCCGCACAGTCGGGCCTGCGGGTGGCCCTGGTGGACGCCGGCGACTTCGCCGGCGCCACCTCCTCCGCCTCCTCGAAGCTGCTCCACGGCGGTCTGCGCTACCTGCAGACCGGCGCGGTGAAGCTGGTCGCGGAGAACCACTTCGAGCGGCGTGCGGTCTCCCGTCAGGTGGCACCGCACCTCGCCAACCCCCTCACCTTCTACCTGCCCGTCTACAAGGGCGGCCCGCACGGCGCGGCCAAGCTCGGTGCCGGTGTCTTCGCCTACAGCGCCCTCTCGGCGTTCGGTGACGGCGTCGGGCACCTGCTCTCCCCCGCCAAGGCCGCACAGGACGTGCCGGAGCTGCGCACCGACAACCTCAAGGCCGTGGCCGTCTACGGCGACGACCAGATGAACGACGCCCGCATGGCGCTGATGACGGTCCGCGCGGCGGTCGACGCCGGTGCCACCGTCCTCAACCACGCCGAGGTCACCGGGCTGCGCTTCACCAAGGGCCGGGTCACCGGTGCCGAGCTCAAGGACCGCACCAGCGGCGATGAGTTCGGCGTCACCGCCCGTCTCGTGCTCAACGCGACCGGCCCGTGGGTCGACCACCTGCGCAAGATGGAGGACCCGAACGCGGCCCCCTCCATCCGCCTCTCCAAGGGCGCGCACCTGGTCCTCAAGCGGACCTCGCCGTGGAAGGCCGCCCTGGCCACCCCGATCGACAAGTACCGCATCACCTTCGCCCTCCCCTGGGAGGACATGCTGCTGCTCGGCACCACCGACGAGGAGTACGAGGGCGACCCCGGCCAGGTCGAGGTCACCGAGAAGGACACCGCCCAGATCCTGGACGAGGCCGCCTTCTCCATCCGCGACCAGCAGCTGTCGCGCGATCTGATCACCTACGCCTTCGCCGGTCTGCGGGTGCTCCCGGGCGGTCCCGGCGACACCTCCAAGGCCAAGCGCGAGACGGTCGTCACCGAGGGCCGCGGCGGCATGCTGTCGGTGGCCGGCGGCAAGTGGACGACCTTCCGCCACATCGGCCGTACGGTGATGAAGAAGCTGGAGCAGCTCCCCGGCCACCCGCTGGGCGAGGACTACGAGTCGGTGTCGACGCTGCCGAAGCGGCTGCCGCTGCCCGGCATCGCCAACCCGAACGCGGTCGCGCACCGGCTGCTCGTCGACGGTCCGGCGCCCGGCCCGCGGATGGCCGCCGACACCGCCAAGCACCTGGCGACGCACTACGGCTCGCTCTCCTTCGACATCGCGCGCATGGCGAACGAGAACCCGGACCTGGCCCGCCGCATCCACCCGGACGCGCCCGAGATCTGGGCGCAGGTCGCCTACGCCCGTGACCACGAGTGGGCCGAGACGGCGGACGACGTGCTGCGCCGCCGTACGACGCTGACCATCCGGGGTCTCGCGACGGACGAGGTCCGCGCCGGCGTCGAGGCGATGCTGCAGAAGTAA
- the glpK gene encoding glycerol kinase GlpK yields MTDAHTSGPFIAAIDQGTTSSRCIVFDKDGRIVSVDQKEHEQIFPKPGWVEHDAAEIWTNVQEVVAGALTKGGIAASDVKAIGITNQRETTLLWDKTTGEPVHNALVWQDTRTDALCKELGRNVGQDRFRRETGLPLASYFAGPKIRWMLDNVEGLRERAEAGDILFGTMDSWVIWNLTGGTDGGVHVTDVTNASRTMLMNLHTLAWDEKIAESMGVPLNVLPEIRSSAEVYGHVKDGALAGVPVASALGDQQAALFGQTCFAEGEAKSTYGTGTFMLMNTGDKIINSYSGLLTTVGYQIGDQKPVYALEGSIAVTGSLVQWMRDQMGLIKSAAEIETLASSVEDNGGAYFVPAFSGLFAPYWRSDARGVIAGLTRYVTKAHIARAVLEATAWQTREITDAMTKDSGVELTALKVDGGMTSNNLLMQTLSDFLDAPVVRPMVAETTCLGAAYAAGLAVGFWPDTDALRANWRRAAEWTPRMDADRRDSEYKSWLKAVERTMGWIEDEE; encoded by the coding sequence GTGACCGACGCACACACCTCCGGCCCGTTCATCGCGGCCATCGACCAGGGCACCACGTCCTCGCGCTGCATCGTCTTCGACAAGGACGGCCGGATCGTCTCGGTCGACCAGAAGGAGCACGAGCAGATCTTCCCGAAGCCGGGCTGGGTCGAGCACGACGCCGCCGAGATCTGGACCAACGTCCAGGAGGTCGTCGCCGGCGCCCTGACGAAGGGCGGCATCGCCGCCTCCGACGTCAAGGCCATCGGCATCACCAACCAGCGCGAGACCACGCTGCTCTGGGACAAGACCACCGGTGAGCCCGTCCACAACGCCCTCGTCTGGCAGGACACCCGCACCGACGCCCTCTGCAAGGAGCTCGGCCGCAACGTCGGCCAGGACCGCTTCCGCCGCGAGACCGGCCTGCCGCTGGCGAGCTACTTCGCCGGCCCGAAGATCCGCTGGATGCTCGACAACGTCGAGGGCCTGCGCGAGCGCGCCGAGGCCGGCGACATCCTCTTCGGCACCATGGACTCGTGGGTCATCTGGAACCTCACGGGCGGCACCGACGGCGGAGTGCACGTCACCGACGTCACCAACGCCTCGCGCACCATGCTGATGAACCTGCACACGCTGGCCTGGGACGAGAAGATCGCGGAGTCGATGGGGGTTCCCCTCAACGTCCTCCCCGAGATCCGGTCCTCCGCCGAGGTCTACGGCCACGTCAAGGACGGCGCCCTCGCCGGTGTCCCGGTCGCCTCGGCGCTCGGCGACCAGCAGGCCGCCCTGTTCGGCCAGACCTGCTTCGCCGAGGGCGAGGCCAAGTCCACGTACGGCACCGGCACCTTCATGCTGATGAACACCGGTGACAAGATCATCAACTCCTACAGCGGCCTGCTGACCACGGTCGGCTACCAGATCGGCGACCAGAAGCCGGTCTACGCCCTGGAGGGCTCGATCGCCGTCACCGGTTCGCTGGTGCAGTGGATGCGCGACCAGATGGGCCTCATCAAGTCCGCCGCCGAGATCGAGACCCTCGCGTCCTCGGTCGAGGACAACGGCGGCGCCTACTTCGTGCCGGCCTTCTCCGGCCTGTTCGCCCCCTACTGGCGCTCCGACGCCCGCGGTGTGATCGCCGGCCTCACCCGGTACGTCACCAAGGCGCACATCGCCCGCGCCGTCCTGGAGGCCACCGCCTGGCAGACCCGCGAGATCACCGACGCCATGACGAAGGACTCCGGCGTCGAGCTGACCGCGCTCAAGGTCGACGGCGGCATGACCTCCAACAACCTGCTGATGCAGACCCTCTCGGACTTCCTGGACGCGCCCGTCGTGCGTCCGATGGTCGCCGAGACCACCTGCCTCGGTGCCGCCTACGCCGCCGGCCTGGCCGTCGGCTTCTGGCCGGACACCGACGCCCTGCGCGCCAACTGGCGCCGCGCGGCGGAATGGACCCCTCGCATGGACGCCGACAGGCGTGACAGCGAGTACAAGAGCTGGCTCAAGGCCGTCGAGCGGACCATGGGCTGGATCGAGGACGAGGAGTAG
- a CDS encoding MIP/aquaporin family protein yields MSSSDIFLGETIGTAVLILLGGGVCAAVTLKGSKARNAGWLAITFGWGFAVMTAVYMTASLSGAHLNPAVTVGIAIKDGVWDNVPVYIAGQMLGAMIGAALVWVAYYGQFQAHLTDAEAAAKTPIEGPGPVLGIFSTGPEIRNTWQNLATEIIGTVVLVLAVLTQGLNDSGKGLGVIGALITAFVVVSIGLSLGGPTGYAINPARDLGPRIVHALLPLPNKGGSDWSYAWIPVAGPLIGGAIAAGIYNIAFA; encoded by the coding sequence GTGTCCAGCTCCGACATCTTCCTCGGCGAGACCATCGGTACCGCCGTTCTGATTCTGCTCGGCGGCGGCGTGTGCGCCGCCGTCACGCTCAAGGGCTCCAAGGCCCGCAACGCGGGCTGGCTCGCGATCACCTTCGGGTGGGGCTTCGCCGTCATGACGGCCGTCTACATGACGGCTTCCCTCTCGGGCGCCCATCTGAACCCCGCCGTCACGGTCGGAATCGCGATCAAGGACGGCGTCTGGGACAACGTCCCCGTCTACATCGCGGGCCAGATGCTCGGCGCCATGATCGGCGCGGCACTGGTCTGGGTGGCCTACTACGGCCAGTTCCAGGCCCACCTCACCGACGCCGAGGCCGCCGCCAAGACGCCGATCGAGGGCCCCGGCCCGGTGCTCGGCATCTTCTCCACCGGCCCCGAGATCCGGAACACCTGGCAGAACCTGGCCACCGAGATCATCGGCACCGTGGTGCTCGTCCTGGCCGTGCTCACCCAGGGCCTCAACGACAGCGGCAAGGGCCTCGGCGTCATCGGCGCCCTGATCACCGCGTTCGTCGTGGTCTCCATCGGCCTCTCGCTCGGTGGGCCGACCGGCTACGCGATCAACCCGGCACGTGACCTCGGCCCGCGCATCGTGCACGCCCTGCTCCCGCTGCCGAACAAGGGCGGCTCCGACTGGAGCTACGCCTGGATCCCGGTCGCCGGTCCGCTGATCGGTGGAGCCATCGCGGCGGGTATCTACAACATCGCGTTCGCCTGA
- a CDS encoding IclR family transcriptional regulator has product MAKNIQSLERAAAMLRLLAGGERRLGLSDIASSLGLAKGTAHGILRTLQAEGFVEQEAASGRYQLGAELLRLGNSYLDVHELRARALVWTDDLARSSGESVHLGVLHQKGVLIVHHVFRPDDSRQVLEVGAMQPLHSTALGKVLSAYDPVAHSEVLEVEREAFTPRTTTILGDFESMLDMTRAKGWAADVEETWEGVASVAAPIHDRRRMPVGAVAVTGAVERLCPAGELRPELVAAVRDCARAVSRDLGAGRF; this is encoded by the coding sequence ATGGCGAAGAACATCCAGTCGCTTGAACGGGCGGCGGCCATGCTGCGACTGCTCGCGGGCGGCGAGCGCCGGCTCGGACTGTCCGACATCGCGTCCTCGCTGGGGCTCGCCAAGGGGACGGCCCACGGCATCCTGCGCACCCTCCAGGCGGAGGGCTTCGTGGAGCAGGAGGCGGCCTCGGGCCGCTATCAGCTCGGAGCGGAGCTGCTGCGGCTCGGCAACAGCTATCTGGACGTGCACGAGCTGCGCGCGCGGGCGCTCGTCTGGACGGACGACCTGGCGCGGTCCAGCGGCGAGAGCGTCCACCTGGGGGTGCTGCACCAGAAGGGCGTCCTGATCGTGCACCACGTCTTCCGGCCGGACGACAGCCGCCAGGTCCTGGAGGTGGGGGCCATGCAGCCGCTGCACTCCACGGCCCTGGGCAAGGTCCTTTCGGCGTACGACCCGGTGGCCCACAGCGAGGTCCTGGAGGTCGAGCGGGAGGCGTTCACGCCCCGCACGACCACGATCCTGGGGGACTTCGAGTCCATGCTCGACATGACGCGGGCCAAGGGCTGGGCGGCGGACGTGGAGGAGACCTGGGAGGGCGTCGCCTCGGTGGCGGCGCCCATCCACGACCGGCGGCGGATGCCGGTGGGCGCGGTGGCCGTGACGGGCGCCGTGGAGCGGCTGTGCCCGGCCGGGGAGCTGCGTCCCGAACTCGTCGCGGCGGTACGGGACTGCGCCCGCGCCGTCTCCCGGGATCTGGGAGCCGGGCGCTTCTGA
- the metH gene encoding methionine synthase, translating to MASLPTPSADSRNRAAALREALASRVVVADGAMGTMLQAQDPTLEDFQNLEGCNEILNITRPDIVRSVHREYFAAGVDCVETNTFGANHAALGEYDIPERVHELSEAGARIAREVADEFTATTGRQRWVLGSIGPGTKLPTLGHAPYPLLRDAYQQNAEGLIAGGADALLVETTQDLLQTKASVIGARRALDVLGIDLPLIVSVTVETTGTMLLGSEIGAALTALEPLGIDMIGLNCATGPAEMSEHLRYLARHSRIPLSCMPNAGLPVLTSDGAHYPLGPGELADAQETFVREYGLSLIGGCCGTTPEHLRQVVERVRDLTPGTRDPRPEPGAASLYQTVPFRQDTAYMAIGERTNANGSKKFREAMLEARWDDCVEMARDQIREGAHMLDLCVDYVGRDGVADMEELAGRFATASTLPIVLDSTEVEVLRAGLEKLGGRAVINSVNYEDGDGPESRFAKVTRLAQEHGAALIALTIDEEGQARTAEHKVAIAERLIEDLTGNWGIHESDILIDTLTFTICTGQEESRKDGIATIEAIRELKRRRPDVQTTLGLSNISFGLNPAARILLNSVFLDECVKAGLDSAIVHASKILPIARFDDEQVTTALDLIYDRRAEGYDPLQKLMALFEGVNTKSMKAGKTEELLALPLDERLKRRIVDGEKNGLEADLDEALTVRPALEIVNEILLDGMKTVGELFGSGQMQLPFVLQSAEVMKTAVAYLEPHMEKTDADGKGTIVLATVRGDVHDIGKNLVDIILSNNGYNVVNIGIKQPVSAILEAAEEHRADVIGMSGLLVKSTVIMKENLEELNQRELAAKYPVILGGAALTRAYVEQDLHEIYQGEVRYARDAFEGLRLMDALVAVKRGVPGAVLPELKQRRVVKRDTAALQVAEPEPGGRSDVSVDNPVPTPPFWGTRVVKGIPLKDYASWLDEGALFKGQWGLKQNRAGDGPSYEELVETEGRPRLRGWLERLHTENLLEAAVVHGYFPCVSKGDDLIILDEAGNEQTRFTFPRQRRGRRLCLADFFRPEESGETDVVGLQVVTVGSRIGEATAELFASDSYRDYLELHGLSVQLAEALAEYWHARVRAELGFGGEDPANVEDMFDLKYRGARFSLGYGACPDLEDRAKIAELLRPERIGVHLSEEFQLHPEQSTDAIVIHHPEAKYFNAR from the coding sequence ATGGCCTCGTTGCCGACCCCTTCCGCTGACAGCCGGAACCGCGCCGCAGCCCTCCGCGAAGCACTCGCCAGCCGAGTCGTCGTCGCCGACGGCGCCATGGGCACCATGCTCCAGGCACAGGACCCCACCCTCGAGGACTTCCAGAACCTCGAAGGCTGCAACGAGATCCTGAACATCACCAGGCCCGACATCGTCCGTTCGGTGCACCGGGAGTACTTCGCCGCGGGCGTCGACTGCGTCGAGACCAACACCTTCGGCGCCAACCACGCCGCCCTGGGCGAGTACGACATCCCCGAGCGCGTCCACGAACTCTCCGAGGCCGGCGCCCGCATCGCCCGCGAGGTCGCCGACGAGTTCACCGCCACCACCGGCCGCCAGCGCTGGGTCCTCGGCTCCATCGGCCCCGGCACCAAGCTCCCCACCCTCGGCCACGCCCCGTACCCCCTGCTGCGCGACGCCTACCAGCAGAACGCCGAAGGCCTCATCGCCGGCGGCGCCGACGCGCTGCTCGTCGAGACCACCCAGGACCTGCTCCAGACCAAGGCCTCCGTCATCGGCGCCCGCCGCGCCCTCGACGTCCTCGGCATCGACCTGCCGCTCATCGTCTCCGTCACCGTCGAGACCACCGGCACGATGCTCCTGGGCTCCGAGATCGGAGCCGCCCTGACGGCCCTGGAGCCGCTCGGCATCGACATGATCGGCCTGAACTGCGCCACCGGCCCCGCCGAGATGAGCGAGCACCTCCGCTACCTCGCCCGCCACTCGCGCATCCCGCTCTCCTGCATGCCCAACGCCGGCCTGCCCGTCCTCACCTCCGACGGCGCCCACTACCCGCTCGGCCCCGGCGAGCTCGCCGACGCCCAGGAGACCTTCGTCCGCGAGTACGGCCTCTCCCTGATCGGCGGCTGCTGCGGTACGACCCCCGAGCACCTGCGCCAGGTCGTCGAGCGCGTCCGGGACCTCACCCCCGGCACCCGCGACCCGCGCCCCGAGCCCGGCGCCGCCTCGCTCTACCAGACCGTGCCGTTCCGCCAGGACACCGCCTACATGGCGATCGGCGAGCGCACCAACGCCAACGGCTCCAAGAAGTTCCGCGAGGCCATGCTGGAGGCGCGCTGGGACGACTGCGTCGAGATGGCCCGCGACCAGATCCGCGAGGGCGCGCACATGCTCGACCTCTGCGTCGACTACGTCGGCCGCGACGGCGTCGCCGACATGGAGGAGCTCGCCGGCCGCTTCGCCACCGCCTCCACCCTGCCGATCGTCCTGGACTCCACCGAGGTGGAGGTCCTGCGGGCCGGCCTGGAGAAGCTCGGCGGCCGGGCCGTCATCAACTCGGTCAACTACGAGGACGGCGACGGCCCCGAGTCCCGCTTCGCCAAGGTCACCCGGCTGGCCCAGGAGCACGGCGCCGCGCTCATCGCCCTCACCATCGACGAGGAGGGCCAGGCCCGTACCGCCGAGCACAAGGTCGCCATCGCCGAGCGGCTCATCGAGGACCTCACCGGCAACTGGGGCATCCACGAGTCCGACATCCTCATCGACACCCTCACCTTCACCATCTGTACCGGTCAGGAGGAGTCGCGCAAGGACGGCATCGCCACGATCGAGGCGATCCGCGAACTGAAGCGCCGCCGGCCGGACGTCCAGACCACCCTGGGACTCTCCAACATCTCCTTCGGCCTGAACCCGGCCGCGCGCATCCTCCTCAACTCCGTCTTCCTCGACGAGTGCGTCAAGGCCGGCCTCGACTCGGCGATCGTCCACGCCTCGAAGATCCTGCCGATCGCCCGCTTCGACGACGAGCAGGTCACCACCGCGCTCGACCTGATCTACGACCGGCGCGCCGAGGGTTACGACCCGCTGCAGAAGCTGATGGCCCTCTTCGAGGGCGTCAACACCAAGTCGATGAAGGCCGGCAAGACCGAGGAGCTCCTCGCCCTGCCCCTGGACGAGCGCCTCAAGCGGCGGATCGTCGACGGCGAGAAGAACGGCCTGGAGGCCGACCTCGACGAGGCCCTGACGGTCCGTCCCGCCCTGGAGATCGTCAACGAGATCCTGCTCGACGGCATGAAGACGGTCGGCGAGCTGTTCGGCTCGGGCCAGATGCAGCTGCCGTTCGTGCTGCAGTCCGCCGAGGTCATGAAGACGGCGGTCGCGTACCTCGAACCGCACATGGAGAAGACGGACGCCGACGGCAAGGGCACGATCGTCCTCGCCACCGTCCGCGGCGACGTCCACGACATCGGCAAGAACCTCGTCGACATCATCCTCTCCAACAACGGCTACAACGTCGTCAACATCGGCATCAAGCAGCCGGTCTCCGCGATCCTCGAAGCCGCCGAGGAGCACAGGGCCGACGTCATCGGCATGTCCGGCCTCCTCGTGAAGTCCACCGTGATCATGAAGGAGAACCTGGAGGAGCTGAACCAGCGCGAGCTGGCCGCCAAGTACCCGGTGATCCTCGGCGGCGCCGCCCTCACCAGGGCGTACGTCGAGCAGGACCTCCACGAGATCTACCAGGGCGAGGTGCGGTACGCCCGGGACGCCTTCGAAGGCCTCCGCCTCATGGACGCCCTCGTCGCCGTCAAGCGCGGCGTCCCCGGGGCCGTACTCCCCGAGCTCAAGCAGCGCCGGGTCGTCAAGCGGGACACCGCCGCCCTCCAGGTCGCCGAACCGGAGCCCGGCGGCCGCTCCGACGTCTCCGTCGACAACCCGGTGCCGACCCCGCCGTTCTGGGGCACCCGGGTCGTCAAGGGCATCCCGCTGAAGGACTACGCCTCCTGGCTCGACGAGGGCGCCCTCTTCAAGGGCCAGTGGGGCCTCAAGCAGAACCGGGCCGGCGACGGACCCTCGTACGAGGAGCTCGTCGAGACCGAGGGCCGACCGCGGCTGCGCGGCTGGCTGGAGCGCCTCCACACGGAGAACCTCCTGGAGGCGGCCGTCGTCCACGGCTACTTCCCGTGCGTCTCCAAGGGCGACGACCTGATCATCCTCGACGAGGCCGGGAACGAGCAGACCCGCTTCACCTTCCCGCGCCAGCGCCGGGGCCGCCGCCTCTGCCTCGCGGACTTCTTCCGCCCGGAGGAGTCCGGCGAGACCGATGTCGTCGGCCTCCAGGTCGTCACCGTCGGTTCGAGGATCGGCGAGGCCACGGCCGAGCTGTTCGCCTCCGACTCCTACCGCGACTACCTGGAGCTGCACGGCCTCTCCGTGCAGCTCGCGGAGGCCCTCGCCGAGTACTGGCACGCGCGCGTCCGCGCCGAGCTGGGCTTCGGCGGCGAGGACCCGGCGAACGTGGAGGACATGTTCGACCTCAAGTACCGCGGCGCGCGCTTCTCGCTCGGCTACGGCGCCTGCCCGGACCTGGAGGACCGCGCGAAGATCGCGGAGCTGCTGCGCCCGGAGCGGATCGGTGTGCACCTCTCGGAGGAGTTCCAGCTCCACCCCGAGCAGTCCACCGACGCCATCGTGATCCACCACCCCGAGGCGAAGTACTTCAACGCCCGGTGA
- a CDS encoding HAD family hydrolase, whose translation MTSTVPASLFRTNGSSALQAVFLDMDGTLVDTEGFWWDAEVEVFADLGHRLDEAWKDIVVGGPMTRSAGYLIESTGADITIAELTVLLNEKFEQRITRGVPLMPGAERLLAELARHSIPTALVSASHRRIIDRVLHSLGRDRFTLTIAGDEVVRTKPHPEPYLTAARGVGADPTLCAVVEDTATGVAAAEAAGCRVVAVPSVAPIAASPGRVVVRSLEEVDVPFLRTLITGI comes from the coding sequence ATGACCAGTACGGTCCCCGCGTCCCTGTTCCGTACCAACGGCAGCTCCGCCCTGCAGGCGGTCTTCCTCGACATGGACGGGACCCTCGTCGACACCGAGGGCTTCTGGTGGGACGCCGAGGTGGAGGTCTTCGCCGACCTCGGGCACCGGCTGGACGAGGCCTGGAAGGACATCGTCGTCGGCGGCCCGATGACCCGCAGCGCGGGCTACCTCATCGAGTCCACCGGCGCCGACATCACGATCGCCGAGCTGACGGTCCTGCTCAACGAGAAGTTCGAGCAGCGCATCACGCGCGGAGTGCCCCTCATGCCGGGCGCCGAGCGGCTGCTCGCCGAGCTGGCCCGGCACTCCATCCCGACCGCACTGGTCTCCGCCTCGCACCGGCGGATCATCGACCGGGTCCTCCACTCGCTCGGCCGTGACCGCTTCACCCTCACGATCGCCGGGGACGAGGTCGTCCGGACCAAGCCCCACCCCGAGCCGTATCTGACGGCCGCCCGCGGCGTCGGGGCCGACCCCACGCTGTGCGCCGTCGTCGAGGACACGGCGACCGGGGTGGCGGCCGCGGAGGCGGCGGGCTGCCGGGTCGTCGCGGTGCCCTCCGTCGCCCCGATCGCGGCCTCCCCGGGCCGGGTCGTCGTGCGCTCCCTGGAAGAGGTCGACGTGCCCTTCCTCCGCACACTGATCACCGGAATCTGA